One genomic window of Ottowia oryzae includes the following:
- a CDS encoding TMEM165/GDT1 family protein, with translation MEAFLVSTGVVALGEMGDKTQLLAILLAATFRKPWQIVAGIFTATIINHALAGAVGGWVAQAMGPNVLRWVIGGSFLAMAAWMMIPDKIEDDAAKTSHAFGAFGTTVITFFLAEMGDKTQIATVALAARYPDVVAVVAGTTLGMMLADAPAVFLGDKIAQKVSMRLVHGIAAAIFAVLGVLTLLNVGNLF, from the coding sequence ATGGAAGCTTTTCTGGTATCCACCGGCGTCGTTGCGCTCGGTGAAATGGGCGACAAGACCCAGTTGTTGGCCATCCTGCTGGCCGCCACGTTTCGCAAGCCCTGGCAGATCGTTGCCGGCATCTTCACCGCCACCATCATCAACCACGCGCTGGCAGGCGCCGTGGGCGGCTGGGTCGCGCAGGCCATGGGCCCGAACGTGCTGCGCTGGGTGATCGGCGGCTCGTTCCTGGCCATGGCGGCATGGATGATGATCCCCGACAAGATCGAGGACGACGCGGCCAAGACCAGCCACGCTTTCGGCGCCTTTGGCACCACGGTGATCACGTTCTTTCTGGCCGAGATGGGTGACAAGACACAAATCGCCACCGTGGCCCTGGCCGCGCGCTACCCCGACGTGGTGGCGGTGGTGGCGGGCACCACGCTGGGCATGATGCTGGCAGACGCGCCCGCCGTCTTTCTGGGCGACAAGATCGCGCAAAAAGTGTCGATGCGCCTGGTGCACGGCATTGCAGCCGCCATTTTTGCGGTGCTGGGCGTGCTGACCCTTTTGAACGTGGGCAATTTGTTCTGA
- a CDS encoding immunity protein Imm33 domain-containing protein translates to MLKIFGTVLAAVGVNKATAPAVYTTSACAQFGQPEFQVSISDEPIPDVDIQHFLKSLEGMVAAGSRFSPGQTLQVGWSALRVVAGDEGLLRLHEPDMKAFPIRYVNSVDATLRQLRAQKDAVESVLPAASLTFPSMTESAVVHVNYKKSRVLVMQRARPEGHDSGWWVSEPGAEADSASMSRISLYRLALDRPDLIQFFAFPPDTVVLVADRVGVAKDRVELPIKPGSYLDHLNRRARTK, encoded by the coding sequence ATGTTGAAAATCTTTGGGACTGTACTGGCCGCTGTTGGCGTTAACAAAGCGACAGCGCCGGCTGTCTACACCACCTCTGCGTGTGCCCAATTCGGTCAACCCGAGTTTCAGGTATCGATAAGCGACGAGCCGATTCCCGACGTTGACATTCAACATTTCCTGAAATCCCTTGAAGGTATGGTGGCCGCGGGATCGCGGTTCAGCCCTGGGCAGACATTGCAGGTGGGCTGGTCTGCATTGCGTGTCGTGGCTGGCGATGAAGGCTTGTTGCGCCTGCATGAGCCGGACATGAAGGCTTTTCCCATTCGCTATGTGAATTCGGTCGATGCCACCTTGCGTCAGCTTCGCGCCCAAAAGGATGCTGTCGAGAGCGTGCTGCCTGCTGCATCCTTGACCTTCCCATCGATGACGGAAAGTGCGGTTGTCCATGTCAACTACAAAAAGTCGCGCGTGCTGGTCATGCAGCGGGCGCGCCCGGAGGGGCACGACTCTGGGTGGTGGGTGTCTGAGCCAGGCGCTGAAGCCGACTCGGCGTCGATGAGCCGGATTTCACTTTACCGCCTCGCGCTGGATCGGCCAGACCTGATCCAGTTTTTCGCTTTTCCGCCCGACACGGTGGTGTTAGTGGCGGACCGGGTCGGTGTGGCGAAAGATCGGGTGGAGCTGCCTATCAAGCCTGGCTCTTACCTGGATCACTTGAATCGTCGGGCGCGCACGAAGTAA
- the kynA gene encoding tryptophan 2,3-dioxygenase codes for MTEPQRPESIVHEERAQLDFSQSMSYGDYLHIDQILSAQHPLSPAHDEMLFIIQHQTSELWMKLLLTELTSAIGDVRESRLPPAFKKLARASRIMEQLVHAWDVLATMTPPEYSAIRPYLGPSSGFQSFQYRCIEFALGNKNAAMLKPHEHHADRLALVQSYYQAPSLYDEALRLLARQGVPAPANRLSRDWTQPYQASPEVETAWLSVYRAPEQHWDLYQLAEKLTDLEDAFRLWRFRHVTTVERIIGFKRGTGGTGGVSYLRKMLDVVLFPELWQLRTDL; via the coding sequence ATGACCGAACCCCAACGCCCCGAATCCATCGTGCACGAAGAGCGCGCCCAGCTCGACTTCAGCCAGTCGATGAGCTATGGCGACTACCTGCACATCGACCAGATCCTGAGCGCGCAGCACCCGCTTTCGCCCGCGCACGATGAGATGCTGTTCATCATCCAGCACCAGACCAGCGAGCTGTGGATGAAGCTGCTGCTGACCGAGCTGACCTCGGCCATTGGCGACGTGCGCGAAAGCCGCCTGCCGCCCGCCTTCAAGAAGCTGGCCCGCGCCAGCCGCATCATGGAGCAGCTGGTGCACGCCTGGGACGTGCTGGCCACCATGACCCCGCCTGAGTACAGCGCCATTCGCCCCTACCTGGGGCCGTCCAGCGGGTTCCAGAGCTTCCAGTACCGTTGCATTGAATTCGCCCTGGGCAACAAGAACGCGGCCATGCTGAAGCCGCACGAGCACCACGCAGACAGGCTGGCGCTGGTGCAGTCCTACTACCAGGCGCCGTCGCTGTACGACGAGGCGCTGCGCCTGCTGGCACGCCAGGGCGTGCCGGCGCCCGCCAACCGCCTGAGCCGCGATTGGACCCAACCGTACCAAGCCAGCCCCGAAGTCGAAACCGCCTGGCTGAGCGTGTACCGCGCGCCCGAGCAGCACTGGGACTTGTACCAGCTGGCCGAGAAGCTGACCGACCTGGAAGACGCCTTCCGCCTGTGGCGCTTTCGGCACGTGACCACGGTAGAACGCATCATCGGATTTAAGCGCGGCACCGGCGGCACGGGCGGGGTGAGCTACCTGCGCAAGATGCTCGACGTGGTGCTTTTCCCAGAGCTTTGGCAGCTGCGCACCGATTTGTGA
- a CDS encoding sodium:proton antiporter — translation MTLPRVSSLRLATFFRLALLLGVLTAGAPAQAATLDGSQLSVLWAVPFAGILLSIAIWPLAGPHFWHHHFGKIAAAWALAFLVPFALVFGAGTAMAGLVHALLAEYLPFILLLTALFTVSGGIYIRGNLHGTPLLNTGILLVGGLLASFMGTTGASMLLIRPLIRANDNRQSCAHVVVFFIFIVSNIGGSLTPLGDPPLFLGFLKGVSFFWTVGHILPDTAFLMVTLLALFYVLDSYLYKKQGVTRADPTPDTTRFGFDGSINFALLAVVVALVLMSGVWKPGIEFDIMGTQVGLPSLVRDAGLVAVTLLSLALTPKPVHERNQFGWAPMQEVAKLFAGIFLTIIPVIAMLQAGANGPFATVVHAVTHADGTPNPAAYFWATGLLSSFLDNAPTYLVFFNTAGGEPAQLMGPLASTLAAISAGAVFMGANTYIGNAPNLMVKALAEDRGVRMPSFFGYMAWSGGVLLPLFAVATWLFF, via the coding sequence ATGACCCTGCCGCGCGTTTCCAGCCTCCGCCTTGCCACGTTCTTTCGCCTCGCGCTGCTGCTGGGCGTGCTGACGGCCGGCGCGCCGGCGCAGGCGGCCACGCTGGACGGCAGCCAGCTGTCGGTGCTGTGGGCGGTGCCGTTTGCCGGCATCCTGCTGTCGATCGCCATCTGGCCGCTGGCCGGGCCGCATTTCTGGCACCACCACTTCGGCAAGATCGCGGCGGCCTGGGCGCTGGCGTTTCTGGTGCCGTTCGCGCTGGTGTTTGGCGCGGGCACGGCGATGGCCGGGCTGGTGCATGCGCTGCTGGCCGAATACCTCCCCTTCATCCTGCTGCTGACGGCGCTGTTCACGGTGTCGGGCGGCATCTACATCCGCGGCAACCTGCATGGCACGCCGCTGCTCAACACCGGCATTCTGCTGGTCGGCGGGCTGCTGGCCAGCTTCATGGGTACCACGGGCGCGTCGATGCTGCTGATTCGCCCGCTGATCCGTGCCAACGACAACCGCCAGAGCTGCGCGCACGTGGTGGTCTTCTTCATCTTCATCGTCAGCAACATCGGCGGCTCGCTCACGCCGTTGGGCGATCCGCCGCTGTTTCTGGGCTTTTTGAAGGGCGTCAGCTTTTTCTGGACGGTGGGCCACATCCTGCCCGACACGGCATTTTTGATGGTCACGCTGCTGGCGCTGTTCTACGTGCTCGACAGCTACCTCTACAAGAAGCAGGGCGTGACCCGCGCCGACCCGACGCCCGACACCACGCGCTTCGGCTTTGACGGCAGCATCAACTTCGCGCTGCTGGCGGTGGTGGTGGCGCTGGTGCTGATGAGCGGCGTGTGGAAGCCGGGCATCGAGTTCGACATCATGGGCACGCAGGTCGGCCTGCCCAGCCTGGTGCGCGACGCGGGGCTGGTCGCCGTCACGCTGCTGTCGCTGGCCCTCACGCCCAAGCCGGTGCACGAACGTAACCAGTTTGGCTGGGCGCCCATGCAAGAGGTGGCCAAGCTGTTTGCCGGCATCTTTTTGACCATCATCCCCGTCATCGCCATGCTGCAGGCGGGGGCGAACGGGCCGTTTGCCACCGTCGTGCATGCGGTGACGCACGCCGACGGCACGCCCAACCCGGCGGCCTACTTCTGGGCCACCGGCCTGCTCAGCTCGTTTCTGGATAACGCGCCCACCTACCTCGTCTTCTTCAACACCGCCGGGGGCGAGCCAGCGCAGCTGATGGGGCCGCTGGCCAGCACGCTGGCCGCCATCAGCGCGGGCGCGGTTTTCATGGGCGCCAACACCTACATCGGCAACGCGCCCAACCTGATGGTCAAGGCGCTGGCCGAAGACCGGGGCGTGAGGATGCCCAGCTTCTTCGGCTACATGGCGTGGAGCGGCGGTGTTCTGCTGCCGCTTTTCGCCGTGGCGACGTGGCTTTTCTTCTAG